The Sediminispirochaeta smaragdinae DSM 11293 genome has a segment encoding these proteins:
- a CDS encoding MBL fold metallo-hydrolase yields the protein MVERIIVGRLNTNCYIYSRWKKECVIIDPGGDYEKIISHMVGKNLTPRGIILTHGHLDHVSALGKIIDYYVEQEIHLDIAAHEDDAIFFGSGAREIHEEAFQQMGIDGKALFQEMYKPIPDIDLFLEEGKSVFDCDLRVIHTPGHTKGSVCLYSEESDMLFSGDTLFFEGVGRTDLFGGDSQALFRSINEKLMPLPDRTRVFPGHGPLTTIERERGYNPYVQ from the coding sequence ATGGTAGAAAGAATTATTGTAGGAAGATTGAATACCAATTGTTACATATACTCCCGCTGGAAGAAAGAGTGCGTTATTATCGATCCCGGCGGAGATTACGAAAAAATAATATCTCATATGGTCGGAAAAAACCTTACACCCAGAGGAATCATTCTTACCCACGGCCATCTGGATCATGTCTCGGCACTCGGCAAAATTATAGATTATTACGTCGAGCAAGAGATACACCTTGATATTGCGGCCCATGAAGACGATGCCATTTTTTTCGGAAGCGGGGCCAGAGAAATTCATGAAGAGGCATTCCAGCAAATGGGAATCGACGGAAAGGCTCTTTTTCAGGAAATGTACAAACCCATTCCCGATATAGATTTATTTCTTGAGGAAGGGAAATCGGTTTTCGACTGCGATCTCAGAGTCATACATACCCCCGGTCATACAAAGGGCAGTGTTTGCCTCTACAGTGAAGAGAGTGATATGCTTTTCTCAGGGGACACACTCTTTTTCGAAGGAGTGGGAAGGACGGACCTGTTTGGAGGCGACAGTCAGGCTCTTTTTCGAAGCATCAACGAGAAGTTGATGCCGTTACCCGACAGAACCCGGGTATTTCCTGGTCACGGACCTCTCACGACCATCGAGAGGGAGAGGGGCTATAATCCCTATGTTCAGTAA